Below is a genomic region from Spirochaetota bacterium.
ATATCTTTCAGCCGTGCTGTGCCCTTGAATATCCTCGGTTTGATGGTGCTCAAAGCATTCCGCAGCCGTTCCGCATCGGTGTCGCGCATGCCGAGGAAATTCCCTTTATGGCTTTTCAGATCGATGAGGAGCCAATAGACGAGCGATTTGCCTTCCGGGAAGCGCCCCGAGCCGTGCTCTTCGTCCGGATAGGTAATGAACACATGATCGCCCGGCACATGATATGCGGTATCATCGACGAGATAGGTGCGCACACCGCGGGCGACATACCGTATCTCGATGATCCCTTCATGGCGATGCGCCTTCATCGGCGGCTGCGCCTTTTCGTAGCGGACACCGCCGACGAGATGGAGGTTCGGTATGCCGAGCGGGCTCAGATCGCGCTGGAGTCTTCCTTCATGATCGAGGTTTTTCCACTTCATGTCGATAGTGTACTGCAATACGGCAGCCAACGCAAGAATATGCAGTATCGAACCGTATTCGAACTGCGATCGTTCATTGACGCAGCCTTTCACCGCAGTATACTGTACGCATGAAACGGGACATGCTATCCAGCAATGCCGATGTTCGAAATACCGGCGTACCGATACAGATACGTCACTATCAGCGCGGGGCGCATCCCGAGCATGCACACGACTATCTCGAACTGATGATCGTTCTTGCGCCGAACGGAAGCCAGCGAGTGAACGGGCGCACATATCGCTTCGCGCGCGGACAGGTCTTCTGCCTCGGCTATGCCGATAAGCACGAGATCGTCGTCGATCCGCGGCGTCATTGCGATTTTTATAATATCAACTTCCATCCGGAGGCGGTGTTCTCATCGCCGAAAGGCGGCTACGAATCGCTCGGACTGCTTCGCCCGTTCTTTCTTCCCGAACAGGTGCCGACCATGATACTTAGTGGAGGACAGTTGAGGACCGTCATATCCCTCTGCGAGATCATGCTCCGCCGCGACG
It encodes:
- a CDS encoding AraC family transcriptional regulator, coding for MKGCVNERSQFEYGSILHILALAAVLQYTIDMKWKNLDHEGRLQRDLSPLGIPNLHLVGGVRYEKAQPPMKAHRHEGIIEIRYVARGVRTYLVDDTAYHVPGDHVFITYPDEEHGSGRFPEGKSLVYWLLIDLKSHKGNFLGMRDTDAERLRNALSTIKPRIFKGTARLKDIIESIIESYASIDPFKRVRIRMLAYDFILTVIGCAGKADIEASKAMQGVCDHIREHVLDDVNVAACASECALSVSRFKTRFTKEIGIPPHEYILREKIARAKEMLRAKRFGIADIGYELGFSSSQYFSIVFKRFTGATPAVFRAGARTQETPKNDSRKT
- a CDS encoding AraC family transcriptional regulator gives rise to the protein MKRDMLSSNADVRNTGVPIQIRHYQRGAHPEHAHDYLELMIVLAPNGSQRVNGRTYRFARGQVFCLGYADKHEIVVDPRRHCDFYNINFHPEAVFSSPKGGYESLGLLRPFFLPEQVPTMILSGGQLRTVISLCEIMLRRDDAPGIFHSTAMSGLLSALLSAIAESSHGKPTDDTQVLRIMHYITMNFKRALTTASIAEHFSLSPSGLSHLIKRSTDLTVKTILVRRRIIEAKKLLSSTDLKPYQVAAECGFNDASHFFHCFREDTHCTPEEFRQRVVNPPH